One segment of Scyliorhinus torazame isolate Kashiwa2021f chromosome 14, sScyTor2.1, whole genome shotgun sequence DNA contains the following:
- the LOC140390103 gene encoding uncharacterized protein, whose amino-acid sequence MEGKQFRCNACDKSFVNSTRLLRHQMIHTGEKPFRCDVCDKSFSQSSTLLQHQRVHTGEKPFTCEVCAKSFTRSSSLIEHKNLHTGEKPFSCKMCDKSFSESSTLRKHQHIHTRERPFTCEVCDKSFSLSTSLRKHKRLHAGDKPFTCKMCDKSFSQFSNLHRHRRVHTGEKPFACEVCDKSFSQSSTLRNHQRVHTGEKPFTCELCDKSFSQLSTFRKHHHTHIGEKHVTCKVKLTNNTREHLLTGGRVPYVKELSEQEEFTRKLFGLPNHRITNGGSDMGMRKDTQLSMDTSDGDRGELAAASKNPERADEEGTEVNTSHQCGMAAAVEEGGKCQESKMSDLEGSVGEFKLKIVACMKEEVCDDLAAVVEGEELAALGAEAQPCPRALRHQAVAAGEENEDDLKPLVRLHQEQVESTESYQATSNLPWQTLTEFKTDISQNLQRDNEILQQHLQRNSKILQQQNEVLRQQNEIRNQHLKTNYEILQQQNEVLCQLLQRSSETLNEMRQILSQIVTPTPSDQQQ is encoded by the exons ATGGAAGGGAAACAATTCAGATGCAATGCTTGTGATAAAAGCTTTGTGAATTCTACGAGGCTCCTGAGGCACCAGATGATTCACACgggggagaaaccattcaggtgTGATGTTTGTGACAAGTCTTTCTCACAATCATCAACCCTCCTTCAacaccaacgtgttcacacaggagagaaacccttcACGTGTGAGGTGTGTGCCAAATCATTCACACGGTCATCAAGCCTCATTGAACACAAAAAtcttcacacaggagagaaacccttcAGTTGCAaaatgtgtgacaaatcattctcggaGTCATCAACCCTCCGTAAACACCAGCATATTCACACAAGGGAGAGACCCTTCACttgcgaggtgtgtgacaaatcattctcactgTCGACAAGCCTCCGTAAACACAAACGTCTTCATGCAGGGGATAAACCCTTCACATGCAaaatgtgtgacaaatcattctcgcagTTCTCGAACCTCCACAGACACCGAcgtgttcacacaggggagaaaccattcgcatgtgaggtgtgtgacaaatcattttcGCAGTCATCAACCCTCCGTAACCACCAACGCGTTCACACGGGGGAAAAACCATTCACATGCGagctgtgtgacaaatcattctctcaGTTATCGACCTTCCGGAAACACCATCACACTCACATAGGGGAGAAACACGTCACGTGCAAG GTAAAGCTGACCAATAACACTCGGGAGCACTTGTTGACTGGAGGCCGGGTGCCGTACGTCAAGGAGCTGTCAGAACAGGAGGAGTTCACGAGGAAGCTGTTTGGCCTCCCCAACCACAGGATAACCAATGGTGGATCAGATATGGGGATGAGGAAAG ATACACAGCTGTCCATGGACACATCAGATGGTGATAGAGGAGAGTTGGCAGCAGCGTCCAAGAATCCTGAAAGGGCTGATGAGGAAGGGACGGAGGTGAATACCTCACATCAATGTGGCATGGCAGCTgcagtggaggagggagggaagtgTCAAGAGAGTAAGATGTCTGATTTGGAgggtagtgttggcgagttcaagtTAAAAATTGTGGCTTGTATGAAGGAGGAAGTCTGTGATGATCTGGCTGCTGTGGTGGAGGGAGAGGAACTTGCAGCTTTGGGAGCAGAAGCTCAGCCTTGTCCACGAGCACTCAGACATCAGGCCGTTGCTGCTGGTGAAGAAAATGAAGATGATCTGAAACCTCTTGTGCGCTTACATCAGGAACAGGTTGAAAGTACAGAGAGTTATCAGGCCACGTCTAACTTGCCTTGGCAGACTTTGACTGAATTTAAGACGGACATCAGCCAGAATCTGCAAAGAGACAATGAAATTCTTCAGCAGCATCTGCAAAGAAACAGTAAGATTCTGCAGCAGCAGAATGAGGTTCTCAGACAGCAGAATGAGATTCGAAACCAGCATCTAAAAACAAACTATGAGATTCTTCAGCAGCAGAATGAGGTTCTTTGTCAGCTTCTGCAAAGAAGCAGTGAAACTTTGAATGAAATGAGACAGATTCTGTCACAGATTGTAACACCTACACCTTCTGACCAAcagcaatag